The Orcinus orca chromosome 16, mOrcOrc1.1, whole genome shotgun sequence genome includes a window with the following:
- the LOC101275007 gene encoding pancreatic trypsin inhibitor-like: MSRLCLSIALLVLLGTLVACTPGAEHKSRARDPPPAFCLEPPFKGLCKAILIRYFYNATSRLCETFKYGGCDAKQNNFLTSEDCMRTCGGAERPWTLSMVPGTKETVHKYLRKEGRNAGAHSS, encoded by the exons ATGAGCCGGCTCTGCCTCTCCATCGCCCTCCTCGTCCTCCTGGGCACCCTGGTGGCCTGCACCCCAGGGGCTGAACACAAGAGCCGTGCCAGAG ACCCACCGCCCGCCTTCTGCCTGGAGCCTCCCTTCAAGGGTCTCTGCAAGGCTATCCTTATCAGGTACTTCTACAACGCCACCTCCAGGCTCTGCGAGACCTTCAAATATGGCGGGTGTGACGCCAAGCAAAACAACTTCTTGACGTCAGAGGACTGCATGAGGACCTGCGGTGGTGCCGAAAGGCCCTGGA CGCTTAGCATGGTTCCTGGCACAAAGGAGACGGTCCATAAATatttgaggaaggaaggaaggaatgcagGAGCACATTCCTCATGA
- the LOC101273120 gene encoding early lactation protein-like isoform X1, whose amino-acid sequence MKSPSKASGTASSPGEEDPFSFSCRYKFLPPSLSPEQAATHTMKLSRLLALCLTLCLVGLASSGKTSANLQQEASQELLRTPPALCQLPAVRGPCKASLHRYFYNSTSIECEPFTYGGCQGNANNFETTEICVRVCKPPGESSDGNMSSNGGDSMLGM is encoded by the exons ATGAAGAGCCCATCCAAGGCCAGTGGCACAGCCTCCAG CCCTGGGGAAGAGGACCCCTTCTCCTTCAGCTGCAGATATAAGTTCCTGCCTCCTAGCCTCAGCCCAGAACAAGCAGCTACTCACACCATGAAGCTCAGCCGCCTCCTTGCCCTTTGCCTCACCCTCTGCCTGGTGGGCTTGGCCAGCTCAGGAAAGACCTCAG CCAATCTTCAGCAAGAGGCTTCCCAGGAGTTGCTCCGAActccccctgccctctgccagcTCCCCGCAGTGAGGGGCCCTTGCAAAGCCTCTTTGCACCGATACTTCTACAACTCTACGTCCATTGAGTGTGAGCCCTTTACCTATGGTGGTTGTCAGGGCAATGCCAACAATTTTGAGACCACAGAGATCTGTGTGAGGGTCTGCAAACCCCCTGGTGAGTCCTCTGATGGAAACATGAGTAGTAATGGAGGTGACAGCATGCTGGGCATGTGA
- the LOC101273120 gene encoding early lactation protein-like isoform X2: MKSPSKASGTASSPGEEDPFSFSCRYKFLPPSLSPEQAATHTMKLSRLLALCLTLCLVGLASSGKTSANLQQEASQELLRTPPALCQLPAVRGPCKASLHRYFYNSTSIECEPFTYGGCQGNANNFETTEICVRVCKPPETKVKSS, translated from the exons ATGAAGAGCCCATCCAAGGCCAGTGGCACAGCCTCCAG CCCTGGGGAAGAGGACCCCTTCTCCTTCAGCTGCAGATATAAGTTCCTGCCTCCTAGCCTCAGCCCAGAACAAGCAGCTACTCACACCATGAAGCTCAGCCGCCTCCTTGCCCTTTGCCTCACCCTCTGCCTGGTGGGCTTGGCCAGCTCAGGAAAGACCTCAG CCAATCTTCAGCAAGAGGCTTCCCAGGAGTTGCTCCGAActccccctgccctctgccagcTCCCCGCAGTGAGGGGCCCTTGCAAAGCCTCTTTGCACCGATACTTCTACAACTCTACGTCCATTGAGTGTGAGCCCTTTACCTATGGTGGTTGTCAGGGCAATGCCAACAATTTTGAGACCACAGAGATCTGTGTGAGGGTCTGCAAACCCCCTG AGACCAAGGTCAAGAGCAGCTGA